The Lewinellaceae bacterium DNA window TCGTTGAAATAAACGGCCAGGCAAGTTTTGCAGAGATATCGGCGCAGATAAAAGATGCCAAGCTAAAAAAGATCAGTCCTCAGCTGGCACAAAAGAAACCGGAGCTCTTCCTTCAACCCATGGATCGCTGGCACCTTTACAGTGAGTTTAACGACGGAATCAATACCGGAGGAGCCATTCAGTATGTGATCCTTTTTGCCGTTATCGGTATTTGTGTGTTGTTACTGGCGTGTATCAATTTTATGAATCTGAGTACGGCGCGCAGTGAATCCCGGGCAAAGGAAGTCGGTGTGCGTAAAACAATTGGATCAAAACACGGGCAACTTATTTTACAGTTTTTTGCCGAATCGTTTTTTACGGTCTTAATCGCCTTTTTCGTCACGCTGGTCCTGGCCCAGGTGGCCTTGCCTTTTTTCAATCGCGTGGCACAGAAGGACTTACACATCCCGTGGGGAAACCCATTGTTCTGGCTGGCAAGCACAGCGTTCCTGGCGCTGACCGGACTAATCGCCGGAAGTTACCCATCCTTTTATCTTGCCGCCATCAATCCCCTTAAAGCCATTAAAGGGACTTTCAAGGCTGGTCGCATGGCAGCTGTACCCCGGCAGGTGCTGGTGGTTTTGCAGTTTGCCGTTTCGATCAGCTTTATCATAGGTACTATTGTGGTTTACCGGCAGATCCAGCACGCCAAATCGCGCCCCGTGGGTTATGACCGCGATGGGCTGATCATGGCGCCGGTAAATAATTCGGCAATTCACGATCACCTTCCGGCTATACGCGATGCCCTGGTTAAGAGCGGGGCGGTCAAAGAAATGGCGGAGTCCGGCAGCCCCGCCACCGGAGTCTGGAGCAGTACCAGTGGTTTCAGCTGGCCGGGTAAGGATCCCAATTTGTCCATTGACTTTGGAAATGTCAACGTCTCCCACGATTACGGTAAAACCATTAAATGGAATATACTCCTGGGCAGGGATTTCTCCCGGGATTACACCACGGATTCCAGCGCAATTATTTTAAACCAGGCTGCGGTTGAATTCATGGGCCTGGACGACCCGGTAGGCAAACCAGTCACCTGGTGGGATAATAAGATGCAGATTATTGGTGTGATTGAAAACACCATCACCGGTTCACCTTATGAAGAAGTCCGACCGGTGATCTATTCCCTGACCAGTTATCCCGGCAATTACGCCCTCATCCGGCTTGGTGACGGGATAGGTGTTCGTGATGCCCTGGCTCAGGTTGAAAAGGTGTTCAAATCCTTTAATCCGGAACAACCATTTGATTACCAGTTTGTGAATGAAGCTTACGCTTACAAATTCGGACAGGAGGAAAGGGTGGGGACGCTGGCCGGATTTTTTGCAGCACTGGCCATACTGATATCCTGCCTAGGGCTTTTTGGCCTTTCTGCTTTTGTGGCGGAGCAACGCACAAAAGAAATTGGGATCCGCCGGGTGCTGGGTGCAAGCGTGATCGGGGTATGGAATATGTTGTCCTGGAATCTGGTCAAACTGGTTATGATTTCTGTGCTGATTGCGATACCGGTATCGTACCTGGTTATGGGTGGCTGGCTGAACCATTACACCTACCGGGCTAGTTTGTCGTGGTGGATTTTTGCTATCGCAGCAATTGGGGCCATGATACTTACGGTAGCGGTGGTAAGCTATCAGACAGTGGCTGCCGCCCGTGCCAGTCCGGTTAAAGCACTA harbors:
- a CDS encoding ABC transporter permease — its product is MFLIYLKSAWRSLLKNKRLTIIHITGLSIGMAVALLIAMWVYDEYTFNRQFPNHNRIAQVYQNVTNNGEIQTWTNVPYPLAEELRSNYGSDFSHVVMSTQPDDHMVTIGAETMSVSGCFMEQEGPELFSLDMIRGSHQGLTDPTSVLLSESTAATFFDGKDPMGQVVRIDELPEVKVTGIYRDFPENSSFRGLDFIIPWQFFYSNLDWVRSNTDPWRPNFVNLFVEINGQASFAEISAQIKDAKLKKISPQLAQKKPELFLQPMDRWHLYSEFNDGINTGGAIQYVILFAVIGICVLLLACINFMNLSTARSESRAKEVGVRKTIGSKHGQLILQFFAESFFTVLIAFFVTLVLAQVALPFFNRVAQKDLHIPWGNPLFWLASTAFLALTGLIAGSYPSFYLAAINPLKAIKGTFKAGRMAAVPRQVLVVLQFAVSISFIIGTIVVYRQIQHAKSRPVGYDRDGLIMAPVNNSAIHDHLPAIRDALVKSGAVKEMAESGSPATGVWSSTSGFSWPGKDPNLSIDFGNVNVSHDYGKTIKWNILLGRDFSRDYTTDSSAIILNQAAVEFMGLDDPVGKPVTWWDNKMQIIGVIENTITGSPYEEVRPVIYSLTSYPGNYALIRLGDGIGVRDALAQVEKVFKSFNPEQPFDYQFVNEAYAYKFGQEERVGTLAGFFAALAILISCLGLFGLSAFVAEQRTKEIGIRRVLGASVIGVWNMLSWNLVKLVMISVLIAIPVSYLVMGGWLNHYTYRASLSWWIFAIAAIGAMILTVAVVSYQTVAAARASPVKALKDE